A single window of Chitinophagales bacterium DNA harbors:
- a CDS encoding T9SS type A sorting domain-containing protein, which produces MSNIFRFLTASLIIFSVTALNLNAQQQINVQKLAYQGGTSSSGQYANSFEFSATLPSSWNSQHIPKRNNSLLWVFGDGTFDFANLGETVVHTYHRNATHQPYLLVTRIKDDKEDPFSVFWTNTTNIDFTKLGILNASRPNNPVNMDNAALRLIANRNPRPQDDVTYVLSYENTCPNPVSSTIVFEFDNTIFDVNSNSVQPYYLDETTSIPPITSMNRIEVDFNIPSNEQRSIFITLQTKSEARIGNPVECKTFLKFTDTDLCATNNAPVSLQQKVVLSHDPNFKQIQDQSICVDSPFNTQMREYYIEFQNIGAGPASEVVVIDQLHTYLDIDWNTVNFDATPFFTKFPSNLSNFPSPNGLGIVKWDFKGLTLRGMQEPGYGTDFHPDDTKGWIKFYAHPKINAELPACGAIPNRAEIIFDCNSPIYTNNALSTISCFMCSDCSEKLIFLDTITVAGGEVPIGNEVSSKIGFDPSFQYEWYPSHLIDNPKIPDPFLFPNQTTDFTLVVSSPSCQRYIFQKRVVVAKCNSSLKITATATQKCKPSETGDISAQVVGGFTPYTWNSCETTSAINLNNLSAGSYYLQVTDANGCSADTLIHIEAPLPLWVDIDIDNCTAYALVSGGFGSSLSYQWSNLSTNSNISVAPSSSYFVTVTDAKGCTFVQSFSTDASCNIVGIETLSPFDHSDLVLYPNPTSKSAQLQFAVNKAGEYQVQVFDLYGRIYTHKDYALQSGKHELSLDLQNIAGGCYFVVVNHQQFHQTAKLMVVK; this is translated from the coding sequence ATGAGTAATATTTTCCGTTTTTTAACCGCAAGCCTAATTATTTTCTCTGTAACTGCTCTAAACCTCAATGCCCAACAGCAGATAAATGTTCAAAAGTTAGCCTATCAAGGTGGAACGAGTAGCAGCGGACAATATGCAAATTCCTTTGAATTCAGTGCTACCTTACCCTCTAGTTGGAATTCCCAACACATCCCAAAAAGAAACAATTCCTTACTTTGGGTATTTGGAGATGGTACTTTCGACTTTGCCAATTTGGGAGAAACCGTAGTGCATACCTACCATCGAAATGCCACGCATCAACCTTACCTATTGGTCACTCGAATAAAAGACGACAAAGAAGACCCTTTCAGCGTATTTTGGACAAATACTACCAATATTGATTTTACAAAACTTGGAATTTTGAATGCCTCACGCCCTAATAATCCAGTCAATATGGATAATGCGGCTCTGCGTTTGATTGCCAACCGCAACCCAAGACCACAAGATGATGTGACCTATGTTCTTAGCTATGAAAATACATGTCCCAATCCAGTGTCTAGTACCATTGTATTTGAGTTTGACAATACTATTTTTGATGTAAATTCAAATTCGGTACAGCCTTATTATTTAGATGAAACAACAAGTATTCCTCCAATAACCAGCATGAATCGTATAGAAGTTGACTTCAACATTCCATCCAACGAACAACGAAGTATTTTTATCACCCTCCAAACCAAATCGGAAGCACGAATAGGCAATCCAGTAGAATGTAAAACATTTCTGAAATTTACAGATACTGATTTATGTGCAACGAACAATGCTCCCGTTAGCCTTCAACAAAAAGTAGTTCTTTCTCATGATCCCAACTTCAAACAGATTCAAGACCAATCAATATGCGTAGATTCACCCTTTAATACACAAATGCGAGAATACTACATCGAATTTCAAAACATTGGAGCAGGCCCTGCCAGTGAAGTTGTCGTGATTGATCAACTACACACTTACCTTGATATTGACTGGAATACGGTTAATTTCGATGCTACACCTTTTTTTACCAAATTTCCAAGTAACCTCTCCAATTTTCCGTCACCAAATGGCCTAGGCATAGTTAAATGGGATTTTAAAGGGCTTACGTTGCGAGGAATGCAAGAACCTGGCTATGGCACAGATTTTCACCCAGACGATACAAAAGGCTGGATAAAATTTTATGCCCATCCCAAAATTAATGCTGAATTGCCCGCCTGTGGAGCAATTCCCAACCGTGCCGAAATCATCTTTGACTGCAATTCGCCCATTTACACCAACAATGCTTTGAGTACAATCAGTTGTTTTATGTGTTCAGATTGCAGTGAGAAATTGATTTTTTTAGATACAATAACGGTTGCAGGAGGAGAAGTTCCCATAGGCAATGAAGTGAGCAGTAAGATTGGTTTCGACCCTTCTTTTCAGTATGAATGGTATCCAAGCCATCTGATAGACAATCCAAAAATCCCCGACCCCTTTCTTTTTCCGAACCAAACAACAGACTTTACTTTGGTGGTTTCCAGCCCATCTTGCCAAAGGTATATTTTTCAGAAGAGAGTCGTGGTAGCAAAATGTAACTCTTCTTTGAAGATAACTGCAACTGCGACTCAAAAATGCAAGCCATCCGAAACAGGAGACATTTCTGCCCAAGTAGTAGGAGGATTCACCCCTTATACTTGGAATAGTTGTGAAACCACCTCCGCAATTAACCTAAACAACTTGTCTGCAGGTTCTTATTATCTACAAGTAACAGATGCCAATGGATGTTCCGCCGATACCCTCATTCACATTGAAGCACCTTTGCCTTTGTGGGTAGATATAGATATAGACAATTGTACCGCTTATGCCTTGGTAAGTGGTGGTTTTGGTTCATCTCTAAGTTACCAATGGAGCAATTTGTCCACTAATTCAAATATTTCCGTTGCCCCTTCCTCCTCATATTTTGTAACCGTCACCGATGCTAAAGGATGTACCTTTGTGCAATCTTTTTCAACAGATGCAAGTTGCAATATAGTGGGAATTGAAACACTCTCTCCTTTCGATCATTCAGACTTAGTTCTCTATCCCAACCCTACAAGCAAATCTGCCCAATTGCAGTTTGCAGTAAATAAAGCAGGTGAATATCAGGTTCAAGTCTTTGACCTCTATGGGCGTATATACACACACAAGGATTATGCCTTGCAAAGTGGAAAGCATGAACTAAGTCTTGATTTACAAAACATAGCAGGCGGTTGTTATTTTGTGGTAGTGAACCATCAACAATTTCATCAAACAGCCAAATTGATGGTGGTGAAATAA
- a CDS encoding M12 family metallopeptidase has translation MKTSHHVSFNIYFLFVLLIVSSLGNNIYAQRFNRTTNSRTTEALKLNNNNLKIAPTDNNTEEFSPNAQTRQVVEVMAELPFHTSAQKVSVELVDGLAVMEGDIILGPAILFNPDVQASVVIKGNNFRWPNGRVPYIIDGNHPKKQTILDAIEHVNEKTNVCVLPRTNETDYIKFVYKSGCWSSVGRQGGAQEISIGNGCGFGSAVHEICHAIGAWHEQSRGDRDSHINILWENIKEDKKHNFNKHSADGIDIGSYDFGSIMHYGATAFSKNGKPTISSKVAGKSFGQRSGMSAKDIAGIKAIYPTSVGCGSDITWVSHHGMTSAEYQKKFNQYVGESKMTLTHISGYNVNGTDYYAAIWEKQSNPPQWVARHGMTSAQYQAEFDKWTKQGYRPTTVSGYSVGNSARYAAIFRKVPGGSWVARHGLTSAQYQAEFNKWTKDGYRPVVLSGYGVNGTDYYAVVFEKTSGGAWVARHGLTSAQYQAEFNKWTKDGYRPVNVSGYYANGSDRYAVIFEKTSGGAWIARHGLTSRQYQAEFNKNSQAGYELIDVSGYSNGSSARYAAIWQKPTNRFKIRMN, from the coding sequence ATGAAAACTTCACATCATGTATCCTTCAACATTTATTTCCTTTTTGTCCTTTTAATAGTCAGCAGTTTGGGCAATAACATCTATGCCCAAAGATTCAACAGAACTACCAACAGCCGTACAACTGAGGCATTGAAGTTGAACAACAACAATCTCAAAATCGCCCCTACAGACAACAATACCGAAGAATTTAGTCCCAACGCCCAAACACGTCAAGTCGTTGAAGTCATGGCAGAACTGCCATTTCACACATCGGCTCAAAAAGTGAGTGTTGAGTTGGTAGATGGTCTCGCAGTTATGGAAGGGGACATAATATTAGGTCCTGCCATTCTCTTCAATCCTGATGTTCAAGCGTCAGTCGTCATCAAAGGCAATAATTTTCGTTGGCCCAATGGTAGAGTTCCCTACATCATTGACGGTAATCACCCCAAAAAACAAACCATTCTAGATGCCATCGAGCATGTCAATGAAAAAACCAATGTTTGTGTGCTCCCTCGCACCAATGAAACAGACTACATCAAATTTGTCTATAAATCAGGCTGTTGGTCATCGGTAGGTCGTCAAGGAGGCGCACAAGAAATCAGCATTGGCAATGGTTGTGGATTCGGTTCGGCCGTTCACGAAATTTGTCACGCCATTGGTGCTTGGCACGAACAATCTCGTGGTGATAGAGACAGTCACATCAACATTCTGTGGGAAAATATCAAAGAAGATAAAAAACACAACTTCAACAAACATTCAGCAGATGGTATAGACATTGGCAGCTATGATTTTGGTTCGATTATGCACTACGGTGCAACTGCCTTTAGCAAAAATGGCAAGCCTACCATCAGCAGCAAAGTAGCAGGCAAATCATTTGGACAACGAAGTGGAATGAGTGCCAAAGACATAGCAGGTATCAAAGCCATTTACCCAACTTCAGTAGGCTGTGGCAGCGACATCACTTGGGTTTCGCATCACGGAATGACTTCTGCCGAATATCAAAAGAAATTCAATCAATATGTTGGTGAAAGCAAAATGACCTTGACCCATATAAGCGGCTACAATGTAAATGGAACAGATTACTACGCTGCAATTTGGGAAAAACAAAGCAATCCTCCCCAGTGGGTTGCCCGACATGGAATGACATCAGCTCAATACCAAGCAGAGTTTGACAAATGGACGAAACAAGGCTATCGCCCTACAACTGTAAGTGGTTACAGCGTAGGCAACTCTGCAAGATATGCTGCCATTTTCAGAAAAGTACCAGGTGGTTCGTGGGTAGCTCGACACGGTTTGACATCAGCTCAATACCAAGCTGAATTTAACAAATGGACAAAAGACGGTTATCGTCCTGTAGTGTTGAGTGGTTATGGTGTCAATGGAACTGATTACTATGCGGTTGTGTTTGAAAAAACATCGGGAGGTGCTTGGGTCGCAAGACATGGTTTGACCTCGGCTCAATACCAAGCAGAGTTCAACAAATGGACAAAAGACGGTTATCGCCCTGTAAATGTAAGCGGCTACTATGCGAATGGAAGTGACAGATATGCCGTCATTTTTGAGAAAACATCAGGCGGTGCTTGGATTGCAAGACACGGTTTGACTTCAAGACAATACCAAGCAGAGTTCAACAAAAACAGCCAAGCAGGTTATGAATTGATTGACGTAAGTGGTTACTCCAATGGTAGCAGTGCAAGATATGCTGCAATATGGCAAAAACCTACCAATAGATTCAAAATCAGAATGAACTAA
- a CDS encoding sigma-70 family RNA polymerase sigma factor, whose product MQSKSHSDHQFIQALLENNREGIKAVYQYFMKECIGFVQKNNGTVEDALDIFQESLKAITLYIRKRPEFILTVPFGGFLYPFYRSLWFKELKRRQQESVIKSELKAYKDNNQDSFNPTIEEEINQDQKRLNKLLQQLKGLSEICQKILQLTYWKNQKPREIAPILGISANYVAAHKVRCLKNLKKQML is encoded by the coding sequence ATGCAATCAAAATCTCATTCCGACCATCAATTTATTCAAGCATTATTGGAGAACAATCGAGAGGGAATAAAAGCTGTCTATCAGTATTTTATGAAAGAGTGTATAGGGTTTGTACAAAAAAACAATGGCACAGTAGAAGATGCGTTAGATATTTTTCAAGAAAGTTTGAAAGCAATCACTTTGTATATTCGCAAAAGACCAGAATTTATTTTGACCGTACCCTTTGGCGGCTTTTTGTATCCCTTCTACCGCAGTTTGTGGTTCAAAGAATTGAAGCGAAGGCAACAAGAAAGTGTCATAAAAAGCGAATTGAAGGCATATAAGGATAACAACCAAGATTCTTTTAATCCCACCATTGAAGAAGAAATCAATCAAGACCAAAAAAGACTCAATAAACTACTCCAACAACTAAAAGGACTGAGTGAAATATGCCAAAAAATTCTGCAACTAACGTATTGGAAAAACCAAAAGCCACGAGAGATTGCTCCCATATTGGGCATTAGTGCCAATTATGTGGCAGCACATAAAGTTCGGTGTTTGAAGAACTTGAAGAAACAAATGTTGTAG
- the mscL gene encoding large conductance mechanosensitive channel protein MscL — protein MISEFKEFAAKGNMIDMAVGIVIGAAFGTVIKSLVDDILMPLIATIVGSPDFSNLFVILQAPTGADVNLESIAAVREAGGVALGYGLFFNAFVAFLIVAAALFFVVKSVNAMKKKEEEAPAAPPAPSNQEVLLTQIRDLLSAK, from the coding sequence ATGATTTCCGAATTCAAAGAATTTGCTGCAAAAGGCAATATGATTGACATGGCAGTAGGTATTGTGATTGGTGCTGCTTTTGGTACAGTGATTAAGTCATTGGTAGATGATATATTGATGCCTTTGATTGCAACAATTGTTGGCTCACCAGATTTTAGTAATTTGTTTGTGATACTGCAAGCACCGACTGGTGCAGATGTAAACCTCGAATCCATTGCTGCTGTGCGAGAAGCAGGCGGTGTCGCATTGGGTTATGGTTTGTTCTTCAATGCGTTTGTTGCTTTTTTGATTGTTGCAGCAGCTTTGTTTTTTGTGGTTAAGTCGGTCAATGCAATGAAAAAGAAAGAAGAAGAAGCACCTGCCGCTCCGCCAGCACCTTCTAATCAAGAAGTTTTATTGACTCAAATCAGAGACTTATTGAGTGCTAAATAA
- a CDS encoding HTTM domain-containing protein codes for MKTAFYQKINKGIDTFFFNAAPSNSLYIFRIVVAIFCIVHIGVIAEDLLDLYGRNGYVRAELVEAVLSAQMPRINWVSDWMMGFGFSEQACIYLLFSLYLIALFGLLVGFCTRISAMGACFIHLLFVGSGQLFAYGVDFFTSTCLFYCVFMPVGKGFSIDSLLFKRTKINHALNAFSVRVLQLHLCLVYFFGGFCKMLGTQWWDGEAMWRIFMQNGFEVSWLAQMPWLAAILSCSVLVLETTYPFFIYYSKTRSFWLISIVLMHIGIGFTLNLWFFASIMIIINVSAFGSYLLQDMPQFWKSKERYSTHIYSLNFKNS; via the coding sequence ATGAAAACTGCCTTTTATCAAAAGATAAATAAGGGTATAGACACCTTCTTTTTTAACGCTGCCCCTTCTAATAGCTTGTATATCTTCAGAATAGTAGTTGCCATTTTTTGTATAGTGCATATTGGAGTGATAGCTGAAGACCTGTTGGATTTGTATGGTAGGAATGGCTATGTGCGAGCAGAATTGGTAGAGGCAGTGTTAAGTGCTCAAATGCCTCGAATCAATTGGGTGAGTGATTGGATGATGGGTTTCGGATTTTCTGAACAAGCATGCATTTACCTACTATTCAGCCTATACCTTATTGCCTTATTCGGTTTATTGGTTGGCTTTTGTACCCGAATATCTGCTATGGGAGCATGTTTCATTCACCTCTTATTTGTAGGTTCTGGTCAGTTGTTTGCCTATGGTGTTGATTTTTTTACATCAACCTGTTTGTTTTACTGTGTATTCATGCCCGTAGGAAAAGGGTTTTCAATTGATTCCTTGTTGTTCAAAAGAACAAAAATCAACCATGCTTTAAATGCCTTTTCTGTTAGAGTGCTGCAACTGCATCTGTGTTTGGTCTATTTCTTTGGAGGTTTCTGCAAAATGTTGGGAACGCAATGGTGGGATGGAGAAGCGATGTGGCGGATATTCATGCAAAATGGATTTGAAGTAAGTTGGTTGGCACAAATGCCATGGTTAGCAGCCATTTTAAGTTGTTCCGTATTGGTATTGGAAACCACTTACCCCTTTTTTATTTATTATTCCAAGACACGTTCCTTCTGGTTGATAAGTATTGTCTTGATGCACATTGGTATAGGTTTCACCTTAAACCTGTGGTTTTTTGCATCCATCATGATAATCATAAACGTGTCTGCTTTTGGGTCTTATCTTCTTCAAGATATGCCACAGTTCTGGAAATCTAAAGAACGCTACTCAACCCACATTTATTCACTCAATTTTAAAAATTCCTAA
- a CDS encoding CHAT domain-containing protein — MLRSIAIFLLLVSHVNFSAANSGEGEKWYQKALEWAKEEKIDSALIAYEKAAKEFEKRGEWEKVLNCYQPIVKSLVVSQKSRAVVGLVLPLVEKIKKTSFEPNTTLAETYVYLALSYNRLENYPTCLEKYESAIELFEALQTDIPIVAYAYKNAAQTCSRMLERDKQKNYLQKALKLKNNEKYIASIYNALLGLYADLGIYDSAYLQYQLGLKEAENAPFEAAKLKANAAEFLLPLGKSKEALQTTQEALDFFIENDVNQYLPAVYASLANIYTQETQKDKAIFYFNKALSLYPEGEKSRDKASLHTTFGDALQKWGNNDKALQHYQQALIQVFPNFNEEDPSQNPPLKEVYQESWIMTAAAQKAGLLQKRYEKSEDIGDLKNAADSYDLSLKAVQYLHQSYSADTSKHYLSDYTYNYYEQALHTNFLLYTQTQEKKYLNAAFRIMEQSKAKALKEAMVRNRALQQIPDSLRWRLNDLQLAMWNSKGLGNEKMYDSLKLVYERFEKGIHTNPVFAKLFHSLSFQIPNIEALQKQMPTTHFVEYFWGEQHLYLLQISSDNAQLDTLAHFKTTLQSYLSLLQNKSGNAENYPQLAYQLYQNYWSKWVNVDESKVKTIAIVPDGLLNFLPFEALLTDTTQLKDGSLFSQNYPRYWSYLLYQTPIQYAYSATILLQNREKRKETKELLGFFPNFEGSKKLDFQDADKVWFQEHFEGKYLMDEEANVEGFTKYAPKAQVIHLSTHAYASDAPRIDFADSPFSLSSLYAMQLSADLVVLSACETGAGVLLKGEGAMSLSRGFVYSGASNLMASLWSVDEESTQYLMQEFYRQLAAGQPKATALYLAKLKYLHDFDARSNDYFLPYYWAGMVYIGQNTPTYLQTTGSSFWLWFGGFGIVLLFAVGLYWRIK; from the coding sequence ATGTTGAGGTCAATAGCCATATTTTTATTACTTGTATCACACGTAAATTTTTCTGCAGCAAATAGCGGAGAAGGGGAGAAATGGTATCAAAAAGCGTTGGAATGGGCGAAAGAAGAGAAGATAGACAGTGCCTTGATAGCCTATGAAAAGGCAGCTAAAGAATTTGAAAAAAGAGGAGAATGGGAAAAGGTGCTCAATTGTTACCAACCTATTGTAAAATCTTTGGTAGTGAGCCAAAAGAGTAGAGCAGTCGTTGGATTGGTTTTGCCTCTTGTTGAAAAAATCAAAAAAACAAGTTTTGAACCCAATACTACTCTGGCTGAAACGTATGTTTACTTGGCTCTTAGCTACAATCGCTTGGAGAATTATCCTACTTGCTTAGAAAAATACGAATCAGCAATAGAACTGTTTGAAGCCCTGCAAACAGACATTCCAATAGTTGCCTATGCCTACAAGAATGCAGCCCAAACATGTAGCCGTATGTTGGAACGTGACAAGCAGAAAAATTACCTACAAAAAGCACTAAAGCTAAAGAATAATGAAAAGTATATTGCCTCTATTTACAACGCCCTTCTTGGTTTATATGCTGATTTAGGAATCTATGATTCTGCTTATCTTCAGTACCAATTGGGATTGAAAGAAGCTGAAAATGCCCCTTTTGAAGCAGCAAAATTGAAGGCAAACGCAGCAGAATTTTTACTGCCTTTGGGCAAAAGTAAGGAGGCACTGCAAACAACACAAGAAGCACTGGACTTTTTTATCGAAAATGATGTAAACCAATACCTTCCCGCAGTCTATGCCTCATTAGCCAACATTTACACCCAAGAAACACAAAAAGACAAAGCCATATTTTACTTCAACAAAGCCTTGTCACTATATCCAGAAGGAGAAAAAAGCAGAGATAAAGCAAGTTTGCACACCACTTTTGGAGATGCCCTTCAAAAATGGGGAAATAACGACAAAGCCCTCCAACACTACCAACAAGCCCTCATCCAAGTATTCCCCAACTTCAATGAAGAAGACCCTTCCCAAAATCCACCATTGAAGGAAGTTTATCAAGAATCTTGGATCATGACCGCAGCAGCCCAAAAAGCAGGATTACTTCAAAAACGGTATGAGAAAAGTGAAGATATTGGAGATTTGAAGAATGCAGCAGATAGTTATGACTTGTCTTTAAAAGCAGTACAGTATTTACACCAAAGTTACTCTGCCGATACTTCCAAGCATTATTTGAGCGATTACACCTATAACTACTACGAACAAGCCCTCCACACCAATTTTTTGCTCTATACCCAAACCCAAGAAAAAAAATACCTCAATGCAGCTTTCCGCATCATGGAACAGTCCAAAGCCAAAGCCTTGAAGGAGGCGATGGTACGCAATCGAGCCTTGCAGCAAATTCCCGATTCCCTTAGATGGCGGCTCAATGATTTGCAATTGGCTATGTGGAACTCCAAAGGTTTGGGGAATGAGAAAATGTATGATAGCCTAAAATTGGTGTATGAAAGGTTTGAAAAAGGTATTCATACCAATCCTGTTTTTGCCAAGTTATTTCATTCATTATCTTTTCAGATTCCAAACATTGAGGCACTTCAAAAACAAATGCCTACCACTCATTTTGTGGAATATTTTTGGGGAGAACAACATTTGTACTTATTGCAAATCAGTTCCGATAATGCTCAATTGGATACACTTGCTCACTTCAAGACCACCCTTCAATCTTATTTGAGTTTACTTCAAAACAAGAGTGGAAATGCAGAGAATTATCCTCAATTGGCATACCAACTCTATCAAAACTATTGGAGTAAGTGGGTGAATGTTGATGAATCGAAGGTGAAAACAATAGCCATAGTTCCCGATGGCTTATTGAATTTTTTGCCTTTTGAAGCCTTATTGACAGATACCACCCAATTGAAGGATGGAAGTCTTTTTAGCCAAAACTATCCGAGATATTGGAGTTATCTATTGTATCAAACTCCAATACAGTATGCCTATTCTGCCACCATACTTTTGCAGAATAGAGAGAAAAGAAAGGAAACAAAGGAGCTACTTGGTTTTTTTCCCAATTTTGAAGGCAGCAAAAAACTGGATTTTCAAGATGCGGACAAAGTTTGGTTTCAAGAACACTTTGAAGGAAAATACCTAATGGATGAGGAGGCGAATGTTGAGGGTTTTACGAAATATGCTCCCAAAGCGCAGGTAATTCACCTCTCTACTCATGCCTATGCCTCAGACGCACCTCGCATTGATTTTGCAGATAGTCCTTTTTCTTTGTCTTCTTTGTATGCCATGCAGTTATCAGCAGATTTAGTGGTTTTATCGGCTTGCGAAACGGGAGCGGGTGTTTTGTTGAAGGGAGAAGGAGCAATGAGTTTGTCGAGAGGTTTTGTATATAGCGGAGCTTCCAACTTGATGGCGAGTTTGTGGTCGGTTGATGAAGAATCTACTCAATATCTTATGCAGGAATTTTACAGACAACTGGCAGCAGGGCAACCCAAAGCGACTGCGCTCTATCTTGCCAAATTGAAGTACCTCCATGATTTTGACGCAAGAAGTAATGATTATTTTTTGCCTTATTATTGGGCGGGAATGGTATATATTGGGCAGAATACGCCTACTTATTTGCAGACAACGGGCAGCAGTTTTTGGTTGTGGTTTGGAGGGTTTGGAATTGTTCTGCTGTTTGCTGTTGGTCTTTATTGGAGGATTAAATGA
- a CDS encoding DUF3078 domain-containing protein: MKTYIIHTILVFSFLLSSPFCFAQETEEDIIEESVENEEENSSPFNFHHEIFLAGHFFTFVDWQEGGNGNLTLVANYKAILEYKAKRFEMSHEFFTEYGYQKFQEKYFIKHADDFYLDSKYDFHHSENGAVSISTFFQSQYAPTFDMVEDSTGNFQKEFRSSFLTPAYITLSLGWAYKPTDWLRLNFGLASGQFTYIREKGKQQLISDSETLFGVSELKNTKWQSGFNFEFDFNQEIGKNLFWENRSNVFMNYTDLQVNLNIINRFNFKINKFMKLGLNTDLVFAPAITHKLQLKNEMLLGVFF, from the coding sequence ATGAAAACTTATATCATTCACACAATTCTTGTATTTTCCTTTTTGCTATCAAGCCCCTTTTGCTTTGCACAAGAAACCGAAGAAGACATAATTGAAGAAAGTGTTGAAAATGAAGAAGAAAATTCCTCTCCCTTCAATTTTCACCACGAAATTTTCTTAGCAGGACATTTTTTTACTTTCGTAGATTGGCAAGAAGGTGGAAACGGCAACCTCACACTCGTTGCCAACTACAAAGCTATATTGGAGTACAAAGCCAAGCGATTTGAAATGAGCCATGAATTTTTCACAGAATATGGCTACCAAAAATTCCAAGAAAAATACTTTATCAAACATGCCGATGACTTCTATTTGGACTCTAAATATGACTTTCATCACAGTGAAAATGGGGCTGTCAGCATCAGCACTTTCTTTCAAAGTCAATATGCACCAACCTTCGATATGGTAGAGGATAGCACAGGTAATTTCCAAAAAGAATTTCGATCCTCTTTTCTCACTCCTGCTTATATAACGCTCTCATTGGGATGGGCTTACAAACCTACTGATTGGTTGCGTTTGAATTTTGGCTTGGCAAGTGGACAGTTTACCTACATTCGAGAGAAAGGCAAACAACAACTCATTAGCGACTCCGAAACCTTGTTTGGTGTATCAGAATTGAAGAATACCAAATGGCAATCAGGCTTCAACTTTGAATTTGACTTCAATCAAGAAATTGGAAAAAACCTCTTTTGGGAAAATCGCTCCAATGTCTTTATGAACTACACCGATTTACAGGTGAACCTGAATATAATAAACCGCTTCAACTTCAAAATCAACAAGTTCATGAAACTCGGACTCAATACCGATTTGGTTTTTGCACCTGCAATTACACACAAACTCCAATTGAAGAACGAGATGCTGCTAGGTGTTTTCTTCTAA